cttgcttgaAGGAGGTGCTGATCGGCGTCCAGAGTGAAAGGAGAAGCCACCGCGCCAGACGAAGAACTTGAAGGTAAGCCGTTGGCACTTCCCACGTCCTCTTCTGAGCCTTCCATTTTGGTGATGTGTTGTTGCTTCCTCACAGATTTGGTGGTTCGACGAAGCTACTGGAGGGAAGCTTCGGTGTCGGTGTGGAGGCCATCTGGGAGTTGTTGCGAGCACAGCTTCGTGTATCCAGGTTAGTTAAGCTCGTTTTCTTTGATCTGGGTTGTGGTGTCTTCAATTGGTGTGTTATCCAATTCGTATGAAGGGGTTCGGTTGTGAATCATTTTGTGGCTTATGCTCTGTTTGTGGTTTATTGGGTTTGGGAAGTGGGAGAAGAAGGTTGAAGTGGATTGAATGATTTATTTACTGTTTAGGGGTCCTGAAAAAGGCATAGTAAGAATTGAACATAGAGGATTATTCATTGAAACAAGCTGTGTAGAAGGTTAACCACCACAAATTGCATGGTCAattcgaatttatgcatgtgttcAGTGTTTATCTAATTCATGAATGCAATTGAAAGACAGTGCACGTTGTATATGACAAATAGAATCCATTTTTTATGTTGTAATTAGGTTTTCATAGTTCGTGACAACTGACAATGTATGAAGTTGTGTCCATGGTTGTGATGTGTTTATTTTTTGTGAATCTGATGCTATGTTTGTAGTTAGGGAAGAAATGAAATGAATGACGGAATCCTAATTGAGAAGCTGTCATTGCTTTGTTGTCAACCATGCTTTTCGTAAAAATCCCAATGCCCAAACTGCATACTCCCTGTAAAGTTTTGTCTTTCATATTCTTGaagttaataaaaatatttggtaACCATTTGTTAGGAAGAAAGCACGTGATTAATAAATAAATGGTAAGGAAAATTCTGAAGTTGTGTAATTAGTTATGTATAGAGGAACACTACTTTTATTCTTGCAATTGATAATTTTGTATATCCTCTtgtacttttccctctctattTCGTTGTTTTAAGCTGATTGACTGGTTTAAGAGACTATCTACCCTAGGTCAGGTTCTGCATCATGAGTTTagttttgtttctatttttaaatGATAGTAAATAATCGAAATGTATGCCAATTTCTCTAATATTTTGACCTGAAAGGATTTTTAGTAAGTAGGTTAGCTACCGTTCATGTGTAATAGATAATTTTGAGCATGATTGTATGATAATATTACTCAGTTGAATGTGCATGCAAATTACGTGATTAATTGTATTGTTGGTAGTTATAGTTAGTTTAAGAGTGTAAACAATGTTTtactttctattttattttcccTGAGACCTTAAAATTTGCGCatagaaatattttattattgagcAGCCATTCCCTGTTTGGGATTTATTAAGAGTTGTTTGGAAAGTTTATGCCTTTTTTTTATGAAACGATTTTGCTAGGAAGAAATGGATCGGTCGGAAATTATTAAGCGATGCGTGTCTTTTTATGAAGAGACGAGATCCAACCATGAAGAAAGAATGTTGTTCTTTGTGCTTACGCTGTTTGTTTACTTTAGGGGTAGAACTAGTGGCCGACTATTGTTAGGGGGAAGAATGAATAGTAGAATTAGACGTGAGGCCTTAGAGCGTATTGTTGGTGAGGGTGATAGGAATTGTATCTGGGAGTTGAGAATGAACACAAATGCCTTTGCTAACTTGCGTGAGTTGCTGCAAGTTCAGGGAGGACTTACAGAGGATAGTCATGTAAGTCTGCCGGAGCAGGTTGCGACCTTTTTAATTATCTTAGCGCATCACAAGAAAAACCGTAGTCTACAGGTTAGATTTTGTAGGTCCGGCGAGACAGTTAGCAAGTATTTTAATAAAGTTTTGAAGGCTGTAATACGGATTCAAGGGATGTTGTTCGCGAAGGCTACACCAGTTGCCGAGGACTGTGTTGACCCGACATGGCGAAGGTTTAAGGTAGACCTTATTCGATGTTCTGTGTGATTGATGTTTATCTGATGGATTCTCTATCTGAATATGATAGCTTTCTATGGATGGTAGGGTTGCTTGGGAGCATTAGATGGCACTTACATAGAGGTGACAGTCCCGGAGTCTTAGAGGGCAAGGTACCGCACAAGAAAGGGTAAAATATGCACCAACATGTTAGGAGTGTGTAACCGGGAGATGGGTTTTGTGTACGTACTCAGTGGATGGGAGGGTTCGGCATCTGATTCACGAGTACTTCGCGATGCAATAACTCGTCGTAATAGTTTTAAGATACCCCACGGTAATTCTGCCATGTCTAGAGTTAAGTATATACATCTAGATTGAGTTCATGATAGCTATCCTCTTACGTTGTTTGCGTTATTTGTGCATAGGTAATTACTATTTAGTTGATGCTGGCTACACAAATGGTCCGGGGTTTCTTGCACCGTATAGAGGGACTCGATATCATGTAAGAGAGTGGGCCCAGGGAGCACGTGCACCGCGCAACTACCAAGAATATTTTAACCGGGTACACTCGTCTGCAAGGAATATCATTGAGCGATGCTTTGGTTTGCTGAAGAAGCGCTGGTCCATCTTAAGGAGCCCTAGCTTTTATCCCGTAAAGACGCAATTTCAAATAATTATTGCCTGTTGTTTGCTGCAAAATTTCATTCGAAAGAGTATGGAAATGGACCCGGAGGAGGAAGGTAGCATTTTGGATGAATTTACGCCCGATGGAGACGAGGAACAGCATGGAATGATCGATGTGGTCGAAAACACGAACGAGTGGAGTCACTGGCGTGACAACATAGCACATGAGATGTATGAAGAGTGGCGTGCAAGTCGTACGGAGTAGCGTTGTGTGTTTTAGGGATGTTGTAAGGACGGCAAGTGAATTTGTATGAATAGTAGAGTGTTGAGACATTGTAAAAGCACATTCTTTAATTTTCGGCTACTGTGTGTTTGTGCTGTTGTTTGCTGTTTTATTTCTGTTTGTCGTGGCAACGACCAGTGTTGTAATAATTAAACTACTTGTGTATTTTTTCCTGATTTCATTTCTTATGGCATAGACCAGTTTTACTAATTTTTGGATATGTCTAAGTCTTTGGTAATCCGTTTGTGTGGTTTGATGGCATATTTTATTACCTTTGCAAAATACATGTTATTCTAACTTAACTTATTAATGTAGGGTTTTAATTAGCTTAATCTTGGAAGCAAGAAATGGAGAACAAGCGAATGTGGAGTGATGAAGAGACACTGGCCTTTGTTGGCTTCATGGAGGAGTTTGTCGTTGACGGTCAGAGGGCTGACTGTGGGCAGTTTAAACCGGGAACATTCGAGAAGCTGGCTTTGAAGATGTTGGAGGCTTTCCCTGGTTGTACACTGACCGCGAAGCATTGCAAGAATAAGCACAAGCGGCTCAAGGAGAAATACCAGTACGCCGCTGATATGCTTGCTTGTAGCGGATTCGGATGGAACAACGAGAAAGAATGTGTAGAGGTTGACAGCAAAGACGTCCTTGATGCCTGGTTGAAGGTGCGTGTGTTTTAGGAATTCCGTTGGGTGGTTGCCATTTTTGTGTTAATTTAGTATAACTGTTTGACCAGGGGGTTATAATTTAATCATTCATGCTTGgttataatttaatcaaaaaaATGCTAATATCCGTTTTAAGATTTTCATTTCGTACTTCTTCCATCAAAATATAATCCATTCAATTCAAACCCAATCACCTTCTGCCAAATAGTAATGAATATTACACATATATGACACTTTATAAAAGTATATTATGTTGTTGGTTCACCCTAATTAGTTTGTTTTCTTTGATCCCGAGATATGGCAATGAAATTAACGAACCAAGCTAATAGGATTAACTATTCAGGTATTGTTGCACTGTGACATATCAGCCACTTGTAACAGAAAAATGTTTGAGTTTTAATTCTTAAAAAGGTTATCAAAAGACTTGTTGCATGGTGAGTAATTAGCCACttgtaaaagaaaaatgtttcaGTTTTACTTGTTAACAAGGTTTTCAAAAGACTTGCTGAATAGTGAGTAATTAGCCACTTGTAGAAGAAAAATGTTTGACTTTTGCTTCTTAATAAGGTTATGAAAAGACTTATTGCATAGTGACTAATGAGCCACttgtaaaagaaaaatgtttacCAGTTTTTCTTCTTAATAAGGTTATGAAAAGACTTGTTGCATAGTGACTAATGAGCCACttgtaaaagaaaaatgtttacCAGTTTTTCTTCTTAATAAGGTTATGAAAAGACTTGTTGCAAAGTGACTAATTAGCCTTTTATTTCAAAACAATATCACGTCCCCATACCTTAACCTCTTcctttcatgtttccttttggACGCTATTTATGCATTGTGCCACTTTTGTGCGTAACCATTTTTAGCACTTTGATTTTGCATCCAGTTCATAAGCTACTCATGTATTTAACCCCAAATGACAACTAATTCAGATTCGTTATTACTACGCATGTATTGTTTCACGAGTTTGATTATTTGTAATTGTGTTATTTCCTAAACATTACTAATTCCGGTGTACATGTTTCGCAGGCACATCCTACCAAGTTCTACACTCCTGGCAAGCCATTTCCTTTGTTTCACCGGCTGGAAGGTATCTTTGGCAGGGATAGAGCCACGGGAGCCGGGGCCGTAAGTGGCTTCGATGCGGAGGAGCAGGTTAACGAGGAGACCGACGACACCGCTGCTGGCTTTGATCAGTCTGAGATGTCTCCACCTCCAGACCAAGAGGGATTTGCAGCAACGCAAGGACAAGCATCACATTCTGAGGCCGGGGCGACCGCCGGAAGCACAAGGCTATgcgggaggaagagaaaacaaGTTGATGTACTGGAGAGGATGGCCGACCAGATTCAGCAATCATCGGCTGACCAGCGCAAGAATGCCCAGCTGATAGCTGATGCCATTGTTGGTGTGAACGAGAAGTGGAAGGTTGGCGAGAAGCTCACACAGCTTGGATTCGGTGATGACGAGGTCGTCAGGGCGATTCTGAAGTTTGCCGAGAGTCCTAATGTGTATGCACATTTCTGGGGCTTGTCAGATTCACAAATGATTGCGCTTATGCGTTCCATTATATGAAGTACAAGACTAGTTAAGTTTATTAACAGTGTATTCTGGTATTAACCATGGTTAAGGGTGTTAACTTTTTGAGTCTTAGGTCTTAGGATTTAAGAACATTGTCATGTGTAACACGGTACACAGTTTGGTACCCTTTTGTGTGTTGCTATGTTATCGTTCCTTAACTACATAATTTCCTTTGTTTTGCTCTTTTTTGGATGAATACCATGGTGGGTGATTATCAAGCTTAACAAGTTCCTCCATTTTCCATGCACATTAATTTGTACTACGATTTAACTTACAACGATTACATCCTAGTGAGTCTAGAAAATctgttttatttcttttcaatAGAAATAGTGTTATCCATCTCACGCATAAGCAAAATGTTTATACATTTGGCAGCCAAATGCCTTCCTCAGAACTACATTATGATTGTCAAAATACATATCCACTTATACAAAGAGAGGTGAAATTTCTCTCACAGGCAAAAATGGGCTTGACACAATGTTGGTTCAAAATATGAATTCCTTCCATCTTTTATACCAAGTATGTGCTATATTTATTACAATTTCTGAATTCCCTATTTGACTTCGAAGGCCATACTACAACTTACACAACACTACAATGATCAACACAACACAAAAAAGGGAAACAAGAAGTTGAACGCACATTAGAAACTTCAGATACACAACTTCAGCATTAAGTCTTTCCACTCGTTCGCTCGGCTTAAAATCAAAGTTAGGCTGAGAAGATCGATCATCTCCGGAGTCAGAAGGCTTGACATTTGGGCCTGCCCATCTAAACCATCCACATCGCCTTGTTGGACACGCGTAGTACTTTCTTCCCGGGTTGGCCGCGCTATTTGAAACTTGTAACGGTGCTCGTAACCCACAATCACAAAACTGGTCTCTCGTTATGTTCCCGCTGCCGTACGTACCACTTGTTGATCTACGACTTGAGGAAGCCATTACTAACCACCCTACACATTTAACAGTAACTGAAACAATTTTAATGTACTTTACACAACATATAACAGAAGCAAACGACTCACATATGAAACAACCAGCGATGATTCAAATGAAACACATGCAGAATTGTAACACAAATTTTTTGGTTGCAATATCATGTCTCTGTACCAGTtcttatgatttttttaaaaaacagcAACAACGTTTCTTAGCACAGTTTCAGCATCCAC
Above is a genomic segment from Arachis stenosperma cultivar V10309 chromosome 1, arast.V10309.gnm1.PFL2, whole genome shotgun sequence containing:
- the LOC130935032 gene encoding protein ALP1-like, coding for MGFVYVLSGWEGSASDSRVLRDAITRRNSFKIPHGNYYLVDAGYTNGPGFLAPYRGTRYHVREWAQGARAPRNYQEYFNRVHSSARNIIERCFGLLKKRWSILRSPSFYPVKTQFQIIIACCLLQNFIRKSMEMDPEEEGSILDEFTPDGDEEQHGMIDVVENTNEWSHWRDNIAHEMYEEWRASRTE
- the LOC130935039 gene encoding uncharacterized protein LOC130935039, with product MENKRMWSDEETLAFVGFMEEFVVDGQRADCGQFKPGTFEKLALKMLEAFPGCTLTAKHCKNKHKRLKEKYQYAADMLACSGFGWNNEKECVEVDSKDVLDAWLKAHPTKFYTPGKPFPLFHRLEGIFGRDRATGAGAVSGFDAEEQVNEETDDTAAGFDQSEMSPPPDQEGFAATQGQASHSEAGATAGSTRLCGRKRKQVDVLERMADQIQQSSADQRKNAQLIADAIVGVNEKWKVGEKLTQLGFGDDEVVRAILKFAESPNVYAHFWGLSDSQMIALMRSII